The Periophthalmus magnuspinnatus isolate fPerMag1 chromosome 15, fPerMag1.2.pri, whole genome shotgun sequence genomic sequence AAGAAAATGCTTcacatttacaaacacattCACTTTTTCATTGGATAAGGCACCTGGTCATAACAGTCACAAAGTCCTGGAAGACAGAAACATGGAGGTACTGCAGTCTCCTTCAAGCATTTTCTATCATCCCATAACTGCCAAACACATAAgtcaatgtattttacaaaagcacaaaaatgttTACTTCGTCATCGGCCTTAACGGTACAAATGAGAACTTCAGGTAGATAAAGTcagtttttaaataatcaacaggataaaatgaaattaaaaacaaatgaaatattctgttgtcattttgtcctggttcgTTTCGCGGGGGTCTCTAGCAGCTCTTGAGCCTTTTTGGACGCACTGCGCGGTAACACTGCAGTTTGACTTCTCTTTGCAGAAAGCTTCAGAGCTCCACTTCGGGTGAGGGCAGGCTTCTCTGTTGGGGCTGGGGTTTTGTTGGCCCTCACAGACTTCCTTGTGACACTTTTGGGTGCGGCACTGACAGAACTGGCCAGGTCAACTTTACGCTGGGACCTGGTCTGAACCTGATCAGGCGAGTTTGAGACTTTGCCGTCGTTGCTCGTTTCGGGATTATCAACACTTTTGCTTTCAGCTCCTTCAGGGGAATCCTTCTGAACCTTCGCAGCTTTGGTTTTTGTGGGTTTACTTGATTCTACTGGCTTTTTTTCTTCGACTTTTTTGTCCGTCTTGTTTTTAGGTACTGCAGTGACATGAGGCTCGGGCGCAGACGGTGACCCTAGTCTTTGAGACGTTCTCTTTGGCAACTCCTTCTTTACCTCTTCCTTGGTCACTTGTTTGCTGCTTGGAGCCTTGATAGTCTTTTCCTTTGTAGGTGATTTTGTAGACTTCTGTTCATTTGATTTGTCAACTGACGCCTTCTTTTTCTCAGATTTCTTCTCAGTATCTACTTGTTTTTTGCCAGATGTTGATTTTAATGATTTCAGTTTGGACTTGGATGCATCTTTTGTGAGGGATTTCAAACTGGCTTTTACTTTTGCCTTCTCTTTTAGTCGCGCGTTGGCCTGCTTCTCTCGGATATTTGAGTATTTCCGTAAAATCCTTGCACTGGCTGGATTTTGAGTTTTACCGCTTTTAGGCTTCTGTGGTTCACGTTTGGTAGATGAAGTTAGCTTTTTCACAATAGCGCTTGCcacctcctttttctctttccctttaACCACACTGACCAATTCTTGTTCTAACGCTTTGGCTATGAGTTTCTGCGTCTTGGGATTACTTTTGACAGGCGACGCAATGGCAAACTTCTTCAAATGTTTCTTCAAGCGTTCGGCCTGCAGACTCGGATAGATGCCTTGTGAACTCCCCGCGGCCCCGGAGCTATGGAAACAGAGCTGAGTTTCTGATGGAAGGCGAGTGTTCACCTTTTTAACTATGACCAAAGATTTAGTTTCAGTCGATTCGAGAAACCAGCGACATATAGTGCTCAGATCAAAACCGTTCATGAAGAGCATTTGCACTGGAGAGTATTTTGAAGTTTCCGCCGTTTTGGGTTTTCGAACTCTGCGTTTACTTTTCCATATAGCCGCTTGTCTGTCCagcttgtttttgtgtttaggtGTGGGTTGGCCTTCCCTGTCCAACTGCATCCAACCTTTCTGCATTTTGTCAAACTTCAGGTTGAGGTTATGGATTAATTGCTGGTTTTGTGCCCCATTCAATGCCTCCAAGAACTTGACACTGGGCGATTTGGGAGGATCTGATTTAGAACTGAAGACAATGCTCGTTGATGTACTTTGGGTAACTGGACTGGGCCTAACTAGTGTTTTAGTCATACGAATAGGTGAGGAAACTTCATTTTGACTGTTAGCGGCAGCAGTCTGTCTCTGTGATCTTAATGATAGTCTCTTTTCTTCTGCTGGCGGTGACTGATTCACCTTGTTGCCTTCACTTCTCAATGGCATTCTTGAAGGTTTTTTGGTGACCGGGCCACTACTGTCTGCATTTGAGGAACTTTCAGGTTGGGCTTCTTCGTTGGGTTTTAGTCGGGTCGAAGACTTGCTAGGTTCCACCTCATTTTGAAGAGTGCGTTTACTTCTCAAAGACATCGGCTTAGACTGAGGTTCACCCTTTACTGTAATTTCTGTGGTACTTATTGGGCTTTCGGCTTTCTCAGCCTTACTCTCCTCCGGTACAACCTTTGCAGATCTTAGTTTAGGTTTGGACTGGACTGGGCTGTCTTTTTTACTTTGAAGCTGGCTATTTGCTGGTTCTGGTTTTTCATCCACTTTTGACTCTATGCTGGTTTCTGGAGGTGTGGACTTTTCgggagtttgtggagatgtttgttCTACTGTTGGTGATGGAGTGGGAGGTGGGGTAGATGCCACTGGGATAGAGGACTCTTTAGATTCTGTGACCAATGGTTGACTTGTAACAGTtgtttcagtagtagtagtagtagtagtagaagtagtagcagcagcagtagcagtagtagttgtgacAGAGATGGGTACTGCTGGTGGAGACTCAACTACAACTTGTCCAGAGGATCTAAGATGACGTGAAGATATTGTGCTTTGTCCAACTGCCTTTTTTCTgtccacttttgttttgtttggagaCATTTTAGGTTTGGGACTGGGCTTATCAGAGGACTCCTCTGTTactggagggacagagggacatgaGTCTGTTTTGTCTGGTTCAGGTTCTTGCTCCACAGATGGAGGTTTTGCTAAATCACTGGATTCTGTATTTAAATCCCCATCGGTTTTTTGCTGTACTTTCCGACcacgtttgttttgttttggcaatTCTTTGGGTGGTGTAGTCTGACCTGACCTACGCCGCAGACTTCTATCAGATGCTGAAACAGGCTTACCACTAACAAAACCCACTATGACCTCTTCTGATTTTTCAACGCATTTTGGTGCAGAACTTGTACTATTTTTCCTTCTTCTCCAAGGGGGCAATTCTTTTGACAGTTCCTCCAGTGTTTTTGAGGACATAGCAGGTTCTTTCTCATCGTTTTCACATACAGTGGTCTCAATAGTATTTTCTACAGCTTTAGTTTCCTGTTCTGTGGCCGGTTCCTCAGCGGGTGAGACTTCAGTATTACCCCCTTCTGTATCCATAAAACTCTCCGTGGTAACAGCCACCGTCTGAATTTCTTGGTTTGGCTCATCATTTGTTTTATCCTTTTCAGTTTCTCCTGTTTCTGGTAATGGATTTTCTTTGAAAATTTCAGTGTCATCTGAGGAAACTGGTTCATTGCTTTCTTCAACAACACCGTCCTCCACAGAGTCAGAGATTGTCTCGGGCAAAACTGGCTGAACTGCACCCACCTCTTCTGTGTTTTGGGAGATTTCCTTTTGTTCTGTTGATATTTCTGGGgtaatttctttattttcactggGCTTCTCCAATTCTGCAGATACATCTTGTTCTACACTCTTGTCTGTATCTTCAACTTGCTCTGCTGGTGACTGATAAACAGTTTCAGTTACCACCTGTGACTGGTCTGTCTGACTGGTTTCTACTACAACATCTACATCACTTGCTGTTGTCTCTTTGGCCTGTCCTGTCTCTGATAACTCACTCTCAGTTGGCTCTTGTGTAATGATTTGCTGATCCATAGCTTCCCTGCACTCCCCAGCACAGGGCATATCCACAGGGGGTACACCTTCCGGCTTGGATAGGTTCTGTTTTGGGGTAACGGAGCTGTTGAAGTCTAGCAACGGATTGGGGCAGTTCCCTCTTCCTGCCAGAGTTCGAACTGTTTTTAGCTCCCATATCTCATCCGAATACATGAGTCCTCTGGTGCTTTTTCGGGCGTTGCGTCGCGGTGCCATGCCCCTGTGGCGTTTCTTGAAGCATTCTGTGATAGGTTTGTTAATATAAACAATATCACAATGTCCTAGATCAGGGTCTAGTATAACTCTGTCATTAAAGTCATTGTTGTGGCATTCGGTAGATGGTCGGACGGACTTTCTGGCAGTCCTGGGAGATTTTGAGGAGATAGTTGAATGAAAAGAAATAGGTTTTGTTGTTCTGTCATCAGAGTGTCCCACAGTCTGCTTGACTGGATGTGTGTGACTAGATTCATTGTGCTTTTTAAAGGAAGAACTGAGTCTAGCTCTTTGCGTCTCTGTTGAACTTGTGTTACCCTGTTTGTCGTCCAAAGGTTGAGGTGAAATAGCGGTGGTGAGCACACATGACAACTTATTACCAGCACTAACACTACCAGTCTTCataatttttagttttaaaggcGCATGATCACCGTGACCGCTGTTTTTAGTTTCTATTGTGGGTGTAGATATGAGAATGGCTGAAGTGTTGGTAGGTGAAGGGCTAGTTTTAGAAGCCACCGCAGGGGGGGCTGGAGTAACAGACTGTTTTAGTTTTGGACAGGTGCTTGCATTAGGTCTAACATCTGGACTGGAGTACACTTTAGAGGGCTCAGAGGATGGTCTGGTAGGCGTGGGTAAACGTGGTGAATAGGAGGTTTGTGGTTCATGTGGAGATATGACTGTTTGTAAGGACTTGGGGGGTGTGAGGGCTTTAACCTCTGTCTGTAGGAAACTGATAGCGCTGATGATTTGTCTCTGATGGTGCAGACACAGTTTGGACATAAACTGTTCCAGTGTGGACGCTGCCTGCAGGTCCTTGCCTTTGCTGATCTGCACCTCCCTGGGCTccctgaaaaaataaacaaattaacacAAATCatcattaaaaagaaaatataaaaataaaaagtatatgttttaaaataacaaaaaaacaaccaggaTTAAATTAATCATTGCATATTTATTAGAAGAATAAGTGATTTGTAGAAGTGGTTTTAAATCCAGTGATCTACTACAATGTTACAACTGATATTTAATGAATTTCTACAACACAATGGTGCCTTTGTTACAACATGTAATCAAGAAAATATCACACATGCAAATACATTAAATAGCTGCGGGCCACAAGTCTCATAAGCATACATAATAGAGAGAACATTTTATAGTACACAAGTGTCAAATAAGTTAATAAGTGCCAGGGGTGACAAGTGCTCCAcaacatacaaaaaataaattaaaagacaCAAGAAAAAGTATAAATCACCAACTGGATTTCCAGTGCAAATTATTCTTTTAGCTGGGACAacggtgtgtttttttttttttttctctttttggcAAGATTTGTGAGGTAGGTTActgtgtgtgattttttttatttattaatttgaatttcaaaCAGCAATGCGGCCTTTGACATGTCATTTGTAATTTTATCTATTACACTGCTTTGGAATGTAGACTTACTGACTGGACGTGGATACTGCAGACACGTTGTCCTTAGAACAGTCTCTACTAAGTGCTATTGGTTTTGAGTCAGGAAAAATGTTTCAGTAATGAAAGATTTGTTTTATTCTGAAGAAGCAAAGCAAGGATCAGTATATGTGTATAATATATGAGTGCAACACACAGTGTAGATCTGCTGGTGGCTCTAGAGTCAACACGGTCATATTTGTGACCTTAAATAATGTATAGCTACCTGTACAGTAAAATAGTGTGTGTGCTCTTTGAGGCACAGGAGAACACTGGTCAAGATAATGTAAGATAAAACACATAGCCAAAGTGACATTCAATTGTGGTagtagaaaaataaaagtaactaCCAtctttagattaaaaaaaagaatataagcctcaaacattaaaaatatttaaaattgtgCCCCTGCTGCGGAGCAGTGAGGTTTTTAAGGAGTACCTGAAAAGTAACTGTTTGTCCCTGAGGGGTTGACTTATTACTCATTAGTGTAATTTAGATAATAACATCAACTtccaaagaaatacaaaaaaaaaaaacaatacacaagaAGCGATGCAAACAGCAAGCTTGGTTCTACTATATGCAACAAGCCCACAGTACGATCAAGTCATCCACAGTGTTACTCTGCTAACGTTACAGCGCACATCAGGGTTTCACACAAGCAGTTACAGACTATGAGGGTGTGTGACCAATGACCGGACATTTAACCAGGTTCAACTACAGCTCCACACTGTTACTCAACAGTAAAACACACCAAGATTTCCACAGTTATTTTCACCTTTTCATCCCACAACTCACTGACATGTGCATCAATCATGCATCTTCACATAAAGTCCATCTTTTtgtacatttgaaataaaatacaacagtctGTACACCTTACCGTTTCATAAATAATGTGAAAAGCACAGGTTATAACTATGCTTGCCTTCATTGACAATGTATATTCCATTTACAAATATACAAGTCAGtaagcaaatatgttttaaatagttaaataGTAAATATAGTATTTAAGCATTATCTTACTTTTCTTCTAATTTACATTCAATGCAACTTAGTTAAAAGCAAGTCTTTATAAATACTCCTTAATAAATAGGTATCTTATGTTTACATAATAAAACTTTGCTTAGGTCAAACCTCTGCATTAGAAAGATCAGGGTAATGTTTGGCCATTGGGGATGACAAAAAATTGTATCATTAAAAGTTCCCATTATACCTTACATACATATTTACACTGCTAATAATTTCTATCCTTTGTCCCATTAACTATCATATCCTGATATATACACTATTTCATTAATAGTCCGTAACAAGGGCTCCATGTAGGGATGGTATGGTCattttttactgtcacagagGTTTTGGTAGGTGAGGTAGTCGATCAAAAGATCTGCTACATATTGTTAGAAAGGTATTAGCTACTTTCCAGAAGATATACCCAATGTTATAACAGTATTCAAAAAACAGTATTCAAAAGGAAGCTTAGATTATTAATGAGCGATTGTCCATGCAAACAAAAGCAATGTGAATGTTCAGTGTAAAAATCATTATTGTTAATGTTCAAAATAAGCTTCTGTTACAGGGAAAATGAAGTGCTAATGATGTTCAGCCCTGTGTCGACGAAACAGTCCATTatgatgctgctgctgtgaaCATACAGTAAGTCTATAATCCCTGAACTATACTGTGTTATGCATTTGGAAGGCTGTCAAACACATGTAATTATAACCAACAATACATTGTAAGAGTGTAACTTATTGACCTGAAGAAAACTATGGGCTGACCCCATAATCGGGAATGTCCTGAGGCTTCAGTGATAATGCACGATGGATTTTCCTGATTGAATGGGTGGCAGGTGAGGCAAAGGGGGCAAAGGGGGCACAGAGCAACCCCAGATAAGGATGTGGAGCAGATCGTTGGTAAAAGAGTATTTGAAATCCTGAAAACaccatttgtttagtttttttgcacagtaacaaaacaaggCTAAAATAAGAAAAGGAAGATTTGTTTGTCTTGAGCAGACTGAGGTATGAATGTTGCTGTCAGCAACTATTGAACTTACTCAACAAGCTGCTTGCACAGTCAGTGAGTACAGATATTGATATACATTATTGGTATTGCTaaagtatgtttgtttttaaagaccatcttaaaaacaaagCCAAGTTCTCTGTATTGTACCATAAATACGTAAATGAATTCTaataaagagaagaaaaaaaaacagtttaaataaagactGCAGTGATAAGGTTCACAAAGACACTGAAAGGCTAACAAACTGagcatgttttttcaaagtCAACCTGAGAAGTAAAGCTTGAGTAATTACTGAGTTAGGCTTAGCTGTATTATAGACTGTAATATAAATGCAAATATAACTGAGGTATAGTATTGTGTACAATTATTCATGTCTACATTTTGCTAATTCAACACCCTCCCTGTGTAAAAAGTATCCTGAGTTTGCCTAAATGATATAAAGGCATTGAACAACCcctaaaatatttgtttttttaaattgaaacaatttcactgttgtttttcagtaaagtgttatataaattTGCTTAGCCACTCTATTCCGTAGAGGTGTATCTGAAAGGCTATTGGTGCTGCTGCTGGCATGGTTTGAACATTGTGTTACAGTACAAAAAGTGAACACCAGGTGGTGCCACTTTCCAAGACATATCCACCACATCAGAGGAGGAATACTTCGAGATGACTGGGCTTTGATAAATAGATGAAAGTATGATtttctgaataaatataagCAAGGATTATGATTCGATAAATTatttgttataaataaatagtatctgttatacatttacaaacaagATCATGAAATGTTACTCCTGAAGAGAGAGGCTTGCAGACTCCCTGTCTGGAGAGTTGGGGCTCTCCTTGCCCTTGCACAACCATGGCTCATCCTGCTCTTCAGCCTGACTCATTAAACGCAGCTTCTTTTTGGGTGGGTTCTTCAAAGTGCCCAGTCGCTCTTTCACTTTGTACTCCAGGGTGCTGTGAGGGATGCCATAAATGGACTGGGCTTTGGAGACGCTCATTTTGCCGCTCATGACCACCACAATGGCCTCCTCTAGTAGCTCAGTGTTGTACTGCCGATAGCGCCCACGCTTCTTCCTTGGCTGTTTCATCCCCAGATCTGCATCAGCATCCAGAATGCCGTTTCCGCGTTCACCATTAAAAGGCCACTGTTCCTTTTCAACAGCAGATCCATTTAAACCATTAATGTGCCTTTTATGGGGCAGAATGTTGTGAAGCTTCTTCTCATAGCGCAAGCCTGAATattcagaggagagggagtcCCAGGACTGGTCAGATACACCAGCTGAGGTTCGAACCTGAGGGATTTTCAGATCAAATGCTGAATTGCACAGAGAGAACTGGTGGTTTTTGCCATTCTCATTTGGCTTTTCAACCAAAGACTTTGAAATAAGTCCAGCAAGTTCCAAAAGTTTAGGTATGTCTTTGAGGTGCTCATTCATGTCGTTATTTTTGAGTTTGAAAAGGGTGCCATTCGATTTAGGTTTCCATGGCGGAGATCCATTGGCTCTGATGCGATCGGCGTCGCTCTCTGAGGCGACCTCCTCTTTGATGTGCAGAGAGCATGAAATAGAGGGAGACGACTTAGAACGGGCGGAGTGGCCGATATTCTCCCTCCTCCCATCCTGTCGGCTCCTCATTAACAGCCCGTCCGCTCTCAGGGATCTCCTGATTGGATGGAAGCAAATTGGGTGTAAGCAGAGCTTGCACAGTGTCTTTTACTAAACGAGGATGGGTTAGGAAGGGGAGGATGTTGGCCACTCCTTTATTTCATGATCTTGCTTTGGTAACATCACTGTCTTTGACAATAAATGGACAGTTATGTGTATGCATCTAAAACAATAGGCTCAGCATTTGCAAATTTAATTTGCTGATGTAATTTTGTTGGTACAAATTGAATGACAtaggaggaaaaagaagaagggGGAAATCAAGACCAACAGAAGGTGTGTATAGGAGAGGTACAGGACCATTTCTGTTGCATATAAAAGCATGGCTAGAAGAGGAAGCATCGCTTTAAATCAGCGTACAGTGTAGCTTTAGCCGAGCAGGACAGCAAAAGACATTTTGTGTGTGACGTTACCACTCAACAAGCACAGCAATAAAAGAGTAAGCCAGCAGAGGGAAGTGTGTTAAAGTCAGGCCTCGAAGAGTCAAGTGATGGAAAACAACATCAAATAAAGATTTTCAATGGCTTCTGAAATGAATTTTCTCTCTGAAAAGCATGCTTTcattataaatgaaacaaatgactCGTGCCACCTCCACATGATTCACGGTACAAACTTAAAACTTTAAATACAagcacaaagaaaacaaaacatgaatgcatGTGTTGTGGTCCCTGAATATAACAGTATGGCAACTTGAAGCACAAACAAGACTGTACTGACCCTTTGGGTGTGGATGTGATGGGAGAGAGGCAGGAACTGTTGCGGTTCTTTTTGATGGATAGATCCAGGACTCCATCtgttaaacatgttcaaatgttaaAGAGCACTGCTACATTAGTGCAGTACAGACAGAGACGGTGCATACCCTGCTCTGTGGGCTCGGCTGGGGGCTTCTTG encodes the following:
- the wu:fc17b08 gene encoding mucin-2 isoform X1; the protein is MASLCKRQQCTIDRRGFRQELDSWRHKLIHCVGFESILEGLFGPELVQDLQLFKDREPLAVSDWSFDENCIFCCLRRNKVKEHFSSLNSDGLEDPPKPLLVKDQTLLIKLERQAEEFLSAVLRRKDVPNFSDPHVPVVAREILQGMIRQFAAEYTSKSNPQEPSASQPHCDQSLPCAQPLSPPLSSAHNLNPVLSKLLMIDQDAPLDLTIKKPPAEPTEQDGVLDLSIKKNRNSSCLSPITSTPKGEPREVQISKGKDLQAASTLEQFMSKLCLHHQRQIISAISFLQTEVKALTPPKSLQTVISPHEPQTSYSPRLPTPTRPSSEPSKVYSSPDVRPNASTCPKLKQSVTPAPPAVASKTSPSPTNTSAILISTPTIETKNSGHGDHAPLKLKIMKTGSVSAGNKLSCVLTTAISPQPLDDKQGNTSSTETQRARLSSSFKKHNESSHTHPVKQTVGHSDDRTTKPISFHSTISSKSPRTARKSVRPSTECHNNDFNDRVILDPDLGHCDIVYINKPITECFKKRHRGMAPRRNARKSTRGLMYSDEIWELKTVRTLAGRGNCPNPLLDFNSSVTPKQNLSKPEGVPPVDMPCAGECREAMDQQIITQEPTESELSETGQAKETTASDVDVVVETSQTDQSQVVTETVYQSPAEQVEDTDKSVEQDVSAELEKPSENKEITPEISTEQKEISQNTEEVGAVQPVLPETISDSVEDGVVEESNEPVSSDDTEIFKENPLPETGETEKDKTNDEPNQEIQTVAVTTESFMDTEGGNTEVSPAEEPATEQETKAVENTIETTVCENDEKEPAMSSKTLEELSKELPPWRRRKNSTSSAPKCVEKSEEVIVGFVSGKPVSASDRSLRRRSGQTTPPKELPKQNKRGRKVQQKTDGDLNTESSDLAKPPSVEQEPEPDKTDSCPSVPPVTEESSDKPSPKPKMSPNKTKVDRKKAVGQSTISSRHLRSSGQVVVESPPAVPISVTTTTATAAATTSTTTTTTTETTVTSQPLVTESKESSIPVASTPPPTPSPTVEQTSPQTPEKSTPPETSIESKVDEKPEPANSQLQSKKDSPVQSKPKLRSAKVVPEESKAEKAESPISTTEITVKGEPQSKPMSLRSKRTLQNEVEPSKSSTRLKPNEEAQPESSSNADSSGPVTKKPSRMPLRSEGNKVNQSPPAEEKRLSLRSQRQTAAANSQNEVSSPIRMTKTLVRPSPVTQSTSTSIVFSSKSDPPKSPSVKFLEALNGAQNQQLIHNLNLKFDKMQKGWMQLDREGQPTPKHKNKLDRQAAIWKSKRRVRKPKTAETSKYSPVQMLFMNGFDLSTICRWFLESTETKSLVIVKKVNTRLPSETQLCFHSSGAAGSSQGIYPSLQAERLKKHLKKFAIASPVKSNPKTQKLIAKALEQELVSVVKGKEKKEVASAIVKKLTSSTKREPQKPKSGKTQNPASARILRKYSNIREKQANARLKEKAKVKASLKSLTKDASKSKLKSLKSTSGKKQVDTEKKSEKKKASVDKSNEQKSTKSPTKEKTIKAPSSKQVTKEEVKKELPKRTSQRLGSPSAPEPHVTAVPKNKTDKKVEEKKPVESSKPTKTKAAKVQKDSPEGAESKSVDNPETSNDGKVSNSPDQVQTRSQRKVDLASSVSAAPKSVTRKSVRANKTPAPTEKPALTRSGALKLSAKRSQTAVLPRSASKKAQELLETPAKRTRTK
- the wu:fc17b08 gene encoding ligand-dependent corepressor isoform X2; translation: MASLCKRQQCTIDRRGFRQELDSWRHKLIHCVGFESILEGLFGPELVQDLQLFKDREPLAVSDWSFDENCIFCCLRRNKVKEHFSSLNSDGLEDPPKPLLVKDQTLLIKLERQAEEFLSAVLRRKDVPNFSDPHVPVVAREILQGMIRQFAAEYTSKSNPQEPSASQPHCDQSLPCAQPLSPPLSSAHNLNPVLSKLLMIDQDAPLDLTIKKPPAEPTEQDGVLDLSIKKNRNSSCLSPITSTPKGRSLRADGLLMRSRQDGRRENIGHSARSKSSPSISCSLHIKEEVASESDADRIRANGSPPWKPKSNGTLFKLKNNDMNEHLKDIPKLLELAGLISKSLVEKPNENGKNHQFSLCNSAFDLKIPQVRTSAGVSDQSWDSLSSEYSGLRYEKKLHNILPHKRHINGLNGSAVEKEQWPFNGERGNGILDADADLGMKQPRKKRGRYRQYNTELLEEAIVVVMSGKMSVSKAQSIYGIPHSTLEYKVKERLGTLKNPPKKKLRLMSQAEEQDEPWLCKGKESPNSPDRESASLSLQE